In Syntrophales bacterium, a single window of DNA contains:
- a CDS encoding type II toxin-antitoxin system VapC family toxin: MKKLTYIFDSFAVMAYLQAEPGGQKVRELLKKSDAGEISVLMSAINLGEIIYIIERKLGRSTADTILHDIFGLPVQLVESTMTRVLSAAHIKARYPISYADAFVVALSHEKKGIIVTADPEFKQVESLVDIFWL; encoded by the coding sequence ATGAAGAAGCTGACTTACATATTCGATAGTTTCGCTGTTATGGCATATCTACAGGCCGAGCCGGGCGGTCAGAAAGTAAGAGAACTGCTGAAAAAATCGGATGCGGGGGAAATATCTGTTCTGATGAGCGCCATAAATCTCGGGGAGATTATATACATTATCGAACGTAAGTTGGGACGCAGTACTGCGGACACCATCTTACACGATATATTCGGATTACCAGTACAACTCGTCGAATCAACCATGACTCGTGTCCTGTCAGCAGCGCATATCAAAGCGCGATACCCAATATCCTATGCCGATGCCTTTGTTGTTGCTCTATCTCATGAGAAAAAGGGAATAATTGTAACAGCCGATCCGGAATTCAAACAGGTCGAGTCACTGGTGGATATTTTCTGGCTTTAA
- a CDS encoding AbrB/MazE/SpoVT family DNA-binding domain-containing protein encodes MKSSDIMKAKVSAKGWIVIPAALRKRFCLKPGDMVELHAKEDRITLIPEIADPVEALYGKLAGKTSLTEALLKDRAEELKHEEADLHIR; translated from the coding sequence ATGAAATCTTCAGATATCATGAAAGCAAAAGTCTCTGCCAAGGGCTGGATCGTAATCCCGGCAGCGTTGAGAAAACGCTTTTGCCTGAAGCCGGGTGATATGGTTGAATTGCATGCAAAGGAAGACCGCATAACCCTTATCCCGGAGATTGCGGACCCAGTTGAAGCACTGTATGGAAAACTGGCAGGGAAAACATCCTTGACGGAAGCGTTGCTTAAAGACAGGGCTGAGGAACTGAAGCATGAAGAAGCTGACTTACATATTCGATAG
- a CDS encoding glycosyltransferase family 2 protein, with protein sequence MVKKPDFIEPKEDKADFLCEVSIIIPVYREAESIKGVVERVHQVMNALDYHYEIIVVDDGSDDETAKRAKEADARVISHPYNIGNGAAVKTGIREAHGGTLVMLDGDGQHSPEDIPRLLEKMDAYDMAVGARTGDSKASFHRTVANRIYNWFATYMCKRRIEDLTSGFRAIRTDIARRFVSLLPNTFSYPTTITMAVVRSGYSLVYVPIKTTRRVGKSKIKLIRDGSRFFLIIIKIATLFSPMRVFLPVSMTMFLLGFCYGLFKVFVFGGGYGPTSAMLMTVSVVIFMVGLVSEQVAQLRFDRTDEK encoded by the coding sequence ATGGTGAAGAAGCCTGATTTTATAGAACCAAAAGAGGATAAAGCTGATTTCTTATGCGAAGTTAGTATCATCATTCCTGTCTATCGTGAAGCAGAATCTATAAAAGGCGTCGTTGAAAGAGTTCATCAGGTGATGAATGCACTTGATTATCACTACGAAATTATTGTCGTGGACGATGGATCAGATGATGAGACGGCAAAGAGAGCAAAAGAAGCAGATGCCCGAGTTATTTCCCACCCGTATAATATAGGAAACGGCGCCGCAGTAAAGACAGGTATCCGGGAAGCACACGGTGGAACTCTGGTAATGCTTGATGGAGATGGACAGCATTCCCCCGAAGACATACCTCGCCTGCTGGAAAAGATGGATGCCTATGACATGGCAGTTGGTGCGCGGACGGGCGATTCGAAGGCCTCCTTCCACCGGACAGTGGCAAACAGGATCTACAACTGGTTCGCTACGTACATGTGCAAACGCAGGATAGAAGACCTGACATCAGGATTCAGAGCGATAAGAACGGATATTGCCCGCCGCTTTGTATCACTGTTACCCAACACCTTTTCCTACCCGACAACCATCACCATGGCAGTGGTACGTTCCGGATACAGTCTCGTGTACGTGCCCATAAAGACAACCCGCCGCGTGGGCAAAAGCAAGATAAAACTGATAAGAGATGGCTCTCGCTTTTTCTTGATTATCATCAAGATCGCCACACTTTTTTCACCCATGAGGGTGTTTCTGCCTGTTAGCATGACAATGTTTCTGCTTGGTTTTTGTTATGGACTTTTCAAGGTATTTGTCTTTGGAGGAGGCTATGGTCCTACCTCAGCCATGTTGATGACGGTGTCTGTCGTCATATTCATGGTGGGCCTTGTATCGGAACAGGTGGCACAGCTCCGGTTTGACAGAACGGACGAGAAATGA
- a CDS encoding tetratricopeptide repeat protein codes for MINNETKKTSSFTLRREGVICLFLVIVTLAVYWQVGNHAFVNYDDIKYVTENRHVQAGLTLKSVKWAFTATHASNWHPLTWLSHMADCQIYGLNPRGHHLTNVLFHILNSILLFIILRRITGSLWKSAFVAALFALHPLHVESVAWVAERKDVLSTFFWMLTMGSYIWYVERPGTSRYLLVLLLFILGLMAKPMLVTLPFVLLLLDYWPLGRFQVKKTDPVQLSDAPPPKDTKGKKRESQQHPLKNAAQTNKITGSDYQWSRALPLIREKIPFFVLAATSSVVTFFVQQSGGAVRSFDVLPLTVRIFNALVSYVSYIGKMIWPLNLAVLYPYYGMPAGWKIAGACLLLAFISFMAIRMMRQLPYFIIGWLWYLGTLVPVIGIVQVGSQAMADRYTYVPLIGIFIIIVWGVSDLAARWRYRKEVFVVTSAILLSILTGITLFQLRHWTNSITLFKHAINVTDNNAVAHNNLGFALFGHGRTAESINHYNEALKINPDYLLAHMNLGSVLAAQGRTAEAIDRYNEALKINPDNAKVHNNLGSALIEQNKTAEAIDHYTKALKINPDYADVHYNWGNALAKEGRLEEAVSHYHEALRINPDNAEAHNNLGNALFKQGKLDEAVSHYYEALRINPDAAQTRANLKAVLAYVQETDKDIKRLQKLIEVNPGNPELHYDLGNFYYKKRNLDEAIYQYQKALSIQPDAVNILNNLAIAYMTKKEYEKAVATFDKMVELQPDNADIYYNIACMYSIQNKIEKSLESLKKAVEKGYDNWDIIKTDQDLENIRNTSFYKELMSNR; via the coding sequence ATGATCAACAACGAAACGAAAAAAACTTCCTCTTTCACTTTACGCCGCGAGGGTGTAATTTGTCTATTCCTTGTCATAGTTACACTTGCCGTTTACTGGCAGGTCGGGAACCATGCATTCGTTAACTATGATGATATTAAATATGTTACTGAAAATCGTCATGTTCAGGCAGGGCTTACCTTAAAAAGCGTAAAATGGGCGTTCACTGCCACTCATGCCAGTAACTGGCATCCGCTGACCTGGCTGTCTCACATGGCAGATTGTCAGATTTACGGATTAAATCCGAGGGGTCATCACCTCACCAATGTGCTTTTTCATATTTTAAATTCAATACTGCTTTTTATAATCTTAAGGAGAATAACGGGTTCTCTCTGGAAAAGCGCCTTTGTTGCGGCACTATTCGCCCTACATCCTCTCCATGTGGAGTCGGTTGCCTGGGTGGCGGAACGCAAAGACGTCCTGAGTACATTCTTCTGGATGCTGACAATGGGAAGTTACATCTGGTATGTTGAACGTCCGGGTACAAGCAGATATTTGCTGGTTCTTTTGTTGTTTATTCTGGGCCTTATGGCAAAACCCATGCTTGTGACCCTGCCATTTGTGTTGCTTCTTTTAGACTACTGGCCCCTTGGACGCTTTCAGGTCAAAAAAACGGATCCCGTTCAACTCTCAGATGCCCCCCCCCCGAAAGATACTAAAGGCAAAAAAAGGGAATCCCAACAACATCCCCTAAAAAACGCAGCACAAACAAATAAAATTACAGGGTCCGATTATCAGTGGTCACGTGCACTCCCGCTTATTCGGGAAAAAATCCCCTTCTTCGTTCTTGCCGCAACATCAAGTGTTGTAACCTTTTTTGTCCAGCAAAGCGGAGGCGCCGTTCGTTCTTTTGATGTATTGCCGCTTACCGTCAGGATTTTCAATGCCCTCGTTTCATACGTAAGCTATATCGGAAAGATGATCTGGCCTTTAAACCTGGCAGTCCTCTATCCTTATTACGGCATGCCGGCAGGTTGGAAGATTGCAGGGGCCTGTTTGTTGCTTGCATTCATATCCTTCATGGCTATCCGTATGATGAGGCAGCTTCCATATTTTATAATCGGATGGCTCTGGTACCTGGGAACTCTCGTGCCGGTAATCGGGATAGTACAGGTAGGATCGCAGGCTATGGCCGATCGGTACACCTATGTGCCGCTCATCGGTATTTTTATCATTATCGTCTGGGGTGTTTCTGATCTTGCAGCCCGATGGCGCTATCGAAAGGAAGTGTTTGTCGTAACATCGGCGATCCTCCTCTCTATTTTAACAGGCATAACATTGTTTCAGTTAAGACATTGGACCAATAGTATTACACTATTTAAACATGCAATTAATGTTACTGATAACAACGCAGTTGCGCATAATAACCTCGGGTTTGCGTTGTTTGGGCATGGAAGAACAGCTGAGTCTATTAACCACTACAATGAAGCATTAAAAATAAATCCTGACTATCTGCTAGCCCACATGAATCTTGGAAGCGTGCTGGCTGCGCAGGGAAGGACGGCTGAGGCCATCGACCGCTACAATGAAGCATTAAAAATAAATCCTGACAATGCGAAAGTACATAACAACCTGGGAAGTGCTTTAATTGAACAGAATAAAACTGCTGAGGCCATTGACCATTACACCAAGGCATTAAAAATAAATCCTGACTATGCTGATGTACACTACAATTGGGGAAATGCTTTAGCCAAGGAGGGAAGATTAGAGGAAGCGGTTAGCCATTATCACGAAGCACTGCGGATAAATCCTGACAATGCTGAAGCGCACAACAACTTGGGAAATGCTCTATTCAAGCAGGGAAAATTAGATGAAGCGGTTAGCCATTATTATGAGGCACTGCGGATAAATCCTGACGCTGCACAAACCCGTGCAAATCTCAAAGCGGTGTTAGCATATGTGCAGGAAACCGATAAGGATATTAAAAGACTCCAAAAATTAATTGAAGTTAACCCGGGAAATCCCGAACTCCATTATGATCTGGGAAACTTCTATTACAAGAAAAGAAACCTGGACGAAGCCATTTATCAATATCAGAAAGCACTATCAATTCAACCGGATGCCGTGAACATTTTGAATAATTTAGCCATTGCGTATATGACCAAAAAAGAATATGAAAAAGCCGTCGCTACATTTGATAAAATGGTAGAGCTTCAGCCGGACAATGCCGATATCTATTATAACATTGCCTGTATGTACTCAATACAGAACAAAATAGAAAAAT